GAAAAAGGTTCTGTTTCTAAGTGTGCTAAAGCCGGAGTTATGTATGGAATTAAGGCACCACCAGCAAACCGCAACCGAATTTTAAACCCTGCTATGCAGTAAAAACGGTCAATACAACCCCCAGCAGAAACCTCAGCTTTTTCATAGAATTCATAAACAGTATTGAAAAAATCTAAAGGGTCTTTCTGAGCAGAATGATCAATATTTTCAAATGTATTTGTAATCATCTGATTTTTGGGACTCAGCGACAATGATTAAAAAATGGGGAGGAAAAACCCTCCCTTTTTTGAAGCAATTAAACTTCAACTTTAGCACTCGGCCAACCGATTTCCTCGTCAACTTCATGGATAGGATCTAAAGCCAGTAGTTCTTCCATATCCGTGTATTTCTGTAAGCTGGGAGGTTCAAATTTTAATTTTTCTAAGTTAGGAAGGGTTGGAGTTAGATCGTTAGGGTTGTTGTGACTGTCTACCCCATCTCCTGTATTGACAACAATTAGTTCTTCCTGTTGTAATTGTTCGATAAAATGATTAACTGCATTTTCAATAATGGTGTGTTCACCCTCATAGCGCTGAATGATTTCTGATACAATATCGCCTCTGGAAAGACCTCTAATCAAACCGTCCCAAATATCTGCACCCACTTTAACTAAACTAAAATAATCTCCCTGCTCCAAGTTGACAACAACGACTTCACCATCAATAGTTTCATGAACAACTTTGGGCGTATTGGCATTAAATTTTTCGTCTGGATTCATCATTTTTGCTCTGGTTTTTGGGTGGATAAACTCAGTTGTATTTAACTATCTTTAACCTTACTATAACCTTAGATGAATGTCAAGTTCATTTTCCGTGAATTTGAGATTTGATTCGCAAAAAAGTGTTGTTTATTTTGACTCAATAAAAAAAGCCATAGTGTTACCTTCCTTTAAATATTTAAAGCTTTAAAGGATTAAAATTTCTCTTTTAAGAGGGGAGTAGATGACACCCAAAAACTTTTAGAAAATTGAAACGATGTTCAGTTATTTCTTAACTTTTTTAACAACCTGCTCTATTATTAACCGTAGGGGTCGCAGCAGATAGTAAATAAAAGCGGGAAATTTCGCTAAGGGAAGTACCAACCAATCAGTCGTTGTTGGTGTAATTGCAACCTGGACAAAGTATCGCACCTGATCTTGAAGTCGTTCTCTGACTTTGATATGAAAGCGGGTCGTTGAACCATCTTTAAACGAACTATCGACTTGATAAACAAGCT
The sequence above is a segment of the Planktothrix tepida PCC 9214 genome. Coding sequences within it:
- a CDS encoding PqqD family protein, encoding MMNPDEKFNANTPKVVHETIDGEVVVVNLEQGDYFSLVKVGADIWDGLIRGLSRGDIVSEIIQRYEGEHTIIENAVNHFIEQLQQEELIVVNTGDGVDSHNNPNDLTPTLPNLEKLKFEPPSLQKYTDMEELLALDPIHEVDEEIGWPSAKVEV